Part of the Streptomyces europaeiscabiei genome is shown below.
GGTCCCTGAGCACGACGTTGGCGGCGACCGCGTCGTGGCCCTCCCGGATGACGACGGCCGAGATCTCGAACGCCTCGCCCACGACGGCCTTCGCCGGCCGGCGGCCGTGGTGGACGGTCGGCCGTACGTCGAGAACCGGTATCCGCCCGATGGTGGGGGCGCCCGGTGTCGCGGGGGTCTTCGGGGGTGGCGTGACCGGCGCGGGCGGGCCCGTGTGCGCCGGGCGTGCGGGGCGTGCGGCGGTGCTGTCGGGTGTGGCGGTGGTGGTACTGGGCGTCGGGGGTGGTGACGAGTGGTGCGTGGCGGGCATGACCGCTCCTGTCCGCGTCAACGTGGGTGGGCGGATGAGGGTGTGGGGAGGTGGGGCCAGCGGGACGTACCGGTGGAGCCTTCCCACACAGTGCGGGTGGGCATTCCGGCACTTTGTTAACTACTCACGCGTATGTCTACACACAAGACCGGCCTCGTCCGAGAGGGGCGAGGCCGGTCACTGTAGTCGCTCTGGGTAAAGAGCCGTTCACCTGTGGTGTTACGGGCTCCTACGAGTTGTCGACGTGGAGAAGCTTGTTCGGGGAGCCCGGATATTTGTCCTTGACCTTGCCTGAAATCGAACGCTCCACCAGCGCCCTGCCCACGTCGGCCGGTGCCGCCCGTGGATGGTCGGCCAGATACAGGGCCGCCGCGCCCGCGGCGTGCGGGGAGGCCATGGACGTACCGGAATGGGTCACCTTCCCGGTGTTGCTCCGGTGGGACGCGGAGGTGATGGACACACCGGGGGCGAACAGGTCAAGACTCGGGCCCCAGTTCGAGAACGTGGCGCGGACGTCCTTCTTGTCGGTGGCGCCGACCGTGATCGCCTGCTTGACGCGGGCGGGCGAGTAGAGGCGCGCGGCGAGGCCGTCGTTGCCCGCGGCGACCGTGTACGTGACCCCGGACGCTATGGAGTTGCGTACGGCCGCGTCGAGCTGGGCGTTGCCGTGCCCGCCCAGGCTCATGTTGGCCACGGCCGGCTTCCTCGCGTGCTTGGTGACCCAGTCGATGCCCGCTATGACCTGGGAGGTCGTCCCCCCGCCCGCGTCGTCGAGCACGCGTACGGCGACGACCTCGGCCTTCTTGGCGACGCCGTAGGCGGTGCCGGCGACGGTGGCCGCGACATGGGTGCCGTGTCCGTTGCCGTCCTGTGCGGTCCGGTCGTTCTGGACGAAGTCCCAGCCGTTGGCGGCCCGGCCGCCGAAGTCCTGGTGCGTGGTCCGGATGCCGGTGTCGATCACGTACACGGTGACGCCCTTGCCCGCCGACTTCGGCCAGGTGTAGCTCTTGTCGAGCGGCAGGTTCGACTGG
Proteins encoded:
- a CDS encoding S8 family peptidase, with amino-acid sequence MRHPAEARIRRTRWAGGLTAVMTAAALSAISLPAQAAAEGLVQGAGGPGSVNGSYLVTLKAGTKAPSKAGKDIAAKYGAEIRHTYSTALNGYSVRADEKQAGRLAADPRVASVVQDTKVTYDSSQVASGRRQPNPPAWGLDRVDQSNLPLDKSYTWPKSAGKGVTVYVIDTGIRTTHQDFGGRAANGWDFVQNDRTAQDGNGHGTHVAATVAGTAYGVAKKAEVVAVRVLDDAGGGTTSQVIAGIDWVTKHARKPAVANMSLGGHGNAQLDAAVRNSIASGVTYTVAAGNDGLAARLYSPARVKQAITVGATDKKDVRATFSNWGPSLDLFAPGVSITSASHRSNTGKVTHSGTSMASPHAAGAAALYLADHPRAAPADVGRALVERSISGKVKDKYPGSPNKLLHVDNS